The proteins below come from a single Treponema phagedenis genomic window:
- a CDS encoding IS630 family transposase: MPKPPSKLELNPEELTYLESLVRLRTIQAQTLTRARILLLKSNGLSIKETADKVGYTYRSVALCLKKYKQGGVEHALTDAPGRGNNPEITDEEKSWIINLACQKPTTFGYAAETWTYALLTKHINTTAESAGYLRLATIHKTTVFKILTEADIKPYKIEYYCENRDPDCDRKMHNVLLVYKQLELYFEENKPLQTEEGKNIHVVSYDEKPGIQAIATTSDDLPADETHQCIRRDYEYKRLGTLSLLAGIDLQTGDAIPLVSDSHTSKDYVQFLKILDERYPQEDKIRIILDNLKVHTSKETIRYLSTVPGRFEFVFTPKHGSWLNMIEGFFSKLTRQLLRGMRVKSKTELVNRLYKYFDEINEEPVVFHWKYNLDDLDVSEAVITDALKYELNYKTLH; encoded by the coding sequence ATGCCCAAACCGCCGAGTAAACTTGAACTAAATCCTGAAGAGCTCACGTACCTTGAATCACTTGTTCGTTTACGAACAATCCAAGCACAAACGCTTACGCGTGCACGAATACTTTTGCTTAAAAGCAATGGCCTGTCCATTAAGGAAACAGCCGACAAGGTAGGCTATACGTATAGAAGCGTTGCGCTCTGCCTTAAGAAATATAAGCAGGGCGGCGTAGAGCATGCTCTCACCGATGCACCCGGACGCGGAAACAATCCGGAAATTACCGATGAAGAGAAATCGTGGATTATAAATCTCGCTTGTCAAAAACCGACTACTTTTGGGTATGCTGCAGAAACATGGACTTACGCACTGTTAACAAAGCATATTAACACCACCGCTGAAAGTGCAGGATACCTACGGCTCGCTACTATCCATAAAACAACGGTATTTAAAATACTAACTGAAGCAGACATTAAACCTTACAAAATAGAATATTACTGTGAAAACAGAGACCCTGACTGTGATAGAAAAATGCACAATGTTTTGCTCGTTTATAAGCAACTTGAACTTTATTTTGAGGAAAATAAGCCATTACAGACAGAAGAAGGGAAGAATATCCATGTTGTTTCGTATGATGAGAAGCCCGGCATACAAGCTATCGCGACGACAAGCGATGATTTACCTGCTGATGAAACCCATCAATGCATTCGCCGTGATTATGAATACAAACGGCTTGGCACGCTCTCACTTTTAGCAGGCATTGATTTACAGACGGGGGATGCCATTCCTCTTGTAAGCGACAGTCACACCAGTAAAGATTATGTGCAATTTCTTAAAATACTTGATGAACGATACCCGCAAGAAGATAAAATTAGAATCATTTTGGATAACTTAAAAGTACATACCTCCAAAGAAACCATTCGATATCTTTCAACGGTACCGGGAAGATTTGAGTTTGTGTTTACGCCAAAACATGGTTCTTGGTTAAATATGATTGAAGGATTTTTCAGCAAACTAACAAGACAACTGTTGCGGGGCATGAGAGTAAAATCAAAAACAGAGTTGGTTAATCGACTGTATAAATACTTTGACGAGATTAATGAAGAACCGGTCGTATTCCATTGGAAATACAATCTTGATGATCTCGATGTTTCTGAAGCGGTTATAACCGACGCTCTCAAATATGAACTTAATTACAAAACGTTACACTAG
- a CDS encoding uracil-xanthine permease family protein: MSLYTEITDVRKKPKPVQWFFLSFQHVFAMFGATILVPLLTGLSPSTALFAAGSGTLIYILLTKARVPAFLGSSFAFIPPLITVTAAYGLPYALGGAFCAGLFYAVVAGIIKVSGTNWLTRALPPVVIGSVIIVIGLNLAPTAMGMVMNDGQGNYSLVYLSIAMVTLAVTVICNIFLKGFFEIIPILIGLVCGYLFTLIMGNFFPAYHIISFDKVREAAWFGLPSFTIPKFSFVPIITFLIVSLATICEHLGDILVLSKVVGVDFYKDPGLHRTLLGDGLATSWAALWGGPPNTTYGENIGVMAITKVYSIWVIGGAAVIAILLSFFQKFGALIQTIPTPVMGGISMLLFGIIASSGLRTVVESGVDYKDKRNLTISSVIMVIGIGGGRLAFNITGDLKFELAGVALATLIGIILNMVFPQTKEK, encoded by the coding sequence ATGTCGTTGTATACAGAAATTACTGATGTGCGGAAAAAGCCAAAACCGGTGCAATGGTTTTTTCTCAGTTTTCAGCATGTATTTGCTATGTTCGGTGCAACTATTCTTGTACCGCTATTAACGGGCTTAAGCCCTTCAACTGCGCTTTTTGCAGCGGGGTCGGGAACTTTGATTTACATTTTATTAACAAAGGCAAGAGTGCCCGCATTCCTCGGTTCAAGCTTTGCATTTATCCCGCCGCTTATCACCGTAACCGCAGCCTACGGTTTACCCTATGCATTGGGCGGCGCCTTTTGTGCGGGTCTTTTTTATGCAGTTGTTGCAGGCATTATAAAAGTTTCAGGAACGAATTGGCTAACACGTGCGCTGCCTCCGGTTGTTATCGGCTCGGTGATTATTGTAATCGGATTAAACTTAGCACCCACTGCAATGGGCATGGTAATGAATGACGGCCAGGGAAATTACAGCCTCGTCTATCTTTCAATAGCGATGGTAACCCTTGCAGTAACTGTTATCTGTAATATATTTTTAAAAGGCTTCTTCGAAATTATTCCGATCTTAATTGGACTTGTTTGCGGTTATCTTTTTACATTGATTATGGGAAACTTCTTTCCGGCATATCATATAATTTCTTTTGATAAAGTGCGGGAAGCTGCATGGTTCGGGCTGCCATCTTTTACCATTCCGAAATTTTCGTTTGTACCGATTATAACTTTTTTAATTGTTTCTCTTGCAACCATTTGCGAACACCTCGGCGATATTCTCGTGTTGAGCAAAGTTGTCGGTGTAGATTTTTACAAAGATCCTGGCTTGCACAGAACGCTGCTTGGAGACGGACTTGCAACAAGCTGGGCAGCCTTATGGGGCGGACCGCCTAACACCACGTACGGAGAAAACATCGGCGTTATGGCAATCACAAAAGTTTACAGCATTTGGGTTATCGGCGGCGCCGCAGTTATCGCAATACTGCTTAGCTTTTTCCAAAAATTCGGAGCACTGATTCAAACAATTCCGACTCCGGTTATGGGCGGCATTTCAATGCTCCTATTCGGAATAATCGCAAGCAGCGGATTGCGCACCGTTGTCGAAAGCGGCGTCGATTACAAAGATAAAAGAAACCTTACCATAAGCTCTGTTATTATGGTAATCGGAATCGGCGGCGGACGGCTTGCATTTAATATAACCGGTGATCTTAAATTTGAACTTGCAGGCGTTGCACTCGCAACCCTCATCGGAATCATATTAAACATGGTCTTCCCGCAAACAAAAGAAAAATAA
- the proC gene encoding pyrroline-5-carboxylate reductase, with protein sequence MYKLGILGIGNMGSAILGGILKSKILNADEIIIYNRTYSKIEKYKQQGVHIGDCERTVIEHSENVFVAVTPQVLDSLTDVIKNSMNGEKLIISVVAGKNLLTLKNIFGAKNRYIRVMSNTPATIGEGMSAIIIDESANEKDKTFVNQILHSIGKVVELSEDKLDIFGSFAGTIPAYLYMFAEAIADGAVACGFPREGIYEIISQSILGSAKLQLETKKHPGELKDQVTTPGGMTIAGVAALEEAGLRNALIKAVKDAMAKKLGADMVAFGHSHVKMLETIDGIIVLNPGSTTIPKDGSKSAAIIEDGKARLLEF encoded by the coding sequence ATGTACAAACTTGGAATACTTGGAATCGGAAACATGGGTTCCGCAATTTTAGGCGGAATATTAAAATCAAAAATTTTAAACGCTGACGAAATTATTATCTATAATAGAACGTACAGCAAAATCGAAAAATACAAACAACAGGGTGTTCATATCGGAGATTGCGAACGTACTGTGATAGAACATTCTGAAAATGTATTTGTGGCAGTAACACCTCAAGTTTTAGACAGCCTAACAGATGTTATAAAAAATTCTATGAACGGAGAAAAATTAATTATATCCGTTGTAGCGGGGAAAAATTTACTCACACTAAAAAATATCTTCGGTGCAAAAAATCGATACATACGTGTAATGTCAAACACGCCCGCAACAATCGGTGAAGGAATGAGCGCGATCATTATCGATGAATCAGCAAATGAAAAAGATAAAACTTTTGTAAATCAAATACTTCATTCAATTGGAAAAGTTGTGGAACTCTCGGAAGATAAGCTTGACATATTCGGTTCCTTTGCAGGCACCATCCCCGCTTATCTTTACATGTTTGCAGAAGCCATCGCCGACGGGGCAGTCGCTTGCGGATTCCCGCGCGAAGGAATATACGAAATTATTTCGCAATCAATATTGGGCTCAGCAAAATTACAACTTGAAACTAAAAAACATCCCGGCGAACTAAAAGACCAAGTAACAACTCCGGGAGGAATGACAATTGCGGGTGTCGCAGCTTTAGAAGAAGCAGGACTTCGAAATGCTTTAATAAAAGCTGTCAAAGACGCAATGGCAAAAAAACTCGGTGCGGATATGGTCGCTTTCGGACACAGCCATGTAAAAATGCTGGAAACAATAGACGGCATAATTGTTTTAAACCCCGGCTCCACCACAATCCCAAAGGACGGCTCAAAATCCGCAGCGATAATAGAAGACGGAAAAGCTCGCCTTCTTGAATTTTAA
- a CDS encoding DNA alkylation repair protein, producing the protein MNKIQTHLFSLQDKTYAEFSRKLMPTVNPETVIGVRTPDLRKFAKELVKQNAATEFLLSLPHTYFEENQLHALILAQCKDFTALMPQVESFLPHIDNWATCDIFSPKIFKKHLQALLPYIRKWLTAKHTYTVRFAVGMLMEYYLDDAFETQYSDMVAAIRSEEYYVNMMIAWYFATALVKQWEHALPYLQEKKLQTWTHNKTIQKAVESYRITPEQKIYLKTLKR; encoded by the coding sequence ATGAATAAAATTCAAACTCACTTATTTTCATTACAAGACAAAACCTATGCAGAGTTTTCGCGCAAGCTCATGCCGACTGTAAATCCTGAAACGGTTATCGGTGTAAGAACTCCCGACTTGCGCAAGTTTGCAAAAGAGCTTGTAAAACAAAATGCCGCAACAGAATTTCTTTTAAGTTTGCCGCACACTTATTTTGAAGAAAACCAATTACATGCTCTTATTCTTGCACAGTGCAAAGACTTCACCGCCCTCATGCCGCAAGTAGAATCTTTTTTGCCGCATATTGACAACTGGGCAACCTGCGATATTTTCTCGCCGAAAATTTTTAAAAAACATTTGCAGGCACTTCTTCCCTATATTCGAAAATGGCTTACAGCAAAACATACATACACTGTCCGCTTTGCAGTCGGCATGCTGATGGAATATTACCTTGATGATGCTTTTGAAACACAATACTCCGACATGGTTGCCGCCATTCGTTCCGAAGAATACTATGTAAACATGATGATTGCATGGTACTTTGCTACCGCCCTTGTAAAGCAATGGGAACATGCCCTACCGTATTTACAAGAAAAAAAATTGCAAACATGGACGCACAACAAAACAATACAAAAGGCAGTTGAAAGTTACCGCATTACCCCGGAGCAAAAAATTTATCTCAAAACATTAAAGCGGTGA
- a CDS encoding DUF6933 domain-containing protein — protein sequence MIIYATKQTFERYKLKLPHELTPPINKIAEMIIEMESGNELLEWGAKLFYFDGKKCIQVVNFASKFTLCLVDIKIKDLELIGHIIIHYLLTLYEKEPPMLRAIEKMAQDSPAFCFAKLTNRSAISTLNLIQRELLDDGRLFSTHLKDGILHTIEINRFINFKWIFGVRLMEKDGHVYAGDRFRELLLERYGN from the coding sequence ATGATAATCTACGCAACAAAACAAACCTTTGAAAGGTATAAATTAAAACTGCCGCATGAATTAACTCCGCCAATAAACAAGATAGCCGAAATGATTATCGAAATGGAAAGCGGAAATGAGTTGTTAGAATGGGGTGCCAAGTTATTTTATTTTGACGGAAAAAAATGTATACAGGTGGTAAACTTTGCAAGCAAATTTACCTTGTGTTTAGTTGATATAAAAATAAAAGACCTTGAACTCATCGGTCATATCATAATTCACTATCTGCTTACGCTTTATGAAAAAGAACCGCCGATGCTGCGCGCCATTGAAAAAATGGCACAAGACAGCCCTGCCTTTTGTTTTGCAAAACTTACGAATAGAAGTGCGATTTCAACACTTAATTTAATCCAGCGAGAACTTCTGGATGACGGAAGACTTTTTAGCACGCACCTCAAAGACGGCATTTTACATACAATAGAAATCAATCGCTTTATTAATTTTAAGTGGATTTTCGGCGTACGTTTAATGGAAAAAGACGGGCATGTGTATGCAGGAGATCGATTTAGAGAATTACTGCTGGAACGATACGGAAATTAG
- the efp gene encoding elongation factor P, with amino-acid sequence MIRGGEIAKGTVLLNKGSPYLVVEREFVNPGKGAAFARVKMKNLRDGSVLTQTIKTADTVEDAVVDTHKGQYQYDDGESFVFMDTESFEQIHVLKETMKGKENYLREGDEYEILIWEGEPIDVKIPTKMVFVVEQSENYIKGDTVSGATKPIVTETGLVVRVPLFIKQGEKIMVNTETNEYQERVNN; translated from the coding sequence ATGATTAGAGGCGGAGAAATCGCAAAAGGTACTGTTTTATTAAATAAAGGAAGTCCATATCTTGTTGTTGAAAGAGAATTTGTAAATCCGGGAAAGGGCGCTGCGTTTGCGCGGGTTAAAATGAAGAATTTGCGTGATGGCTCAGTACTGACACAGACAATTAAAACCGCGGATACGGTTGAGGATGCTGTCGTCGATACGCATAAGGGGCAATATCAATATGATGACGGCGAAAGCTTTGTCTTCATGGATACCGAAAGTTTTGAGCAGATTCATGTTTTAAAAGAAACGATGAAAGGCAAAGAAAATTATTTGCGCGAAGGGGATGAATACGAAATACTTATTTGGGAAGGCGAACCGATTGATGTAAAAATCCCGACTAAGATGGTTTTTGTGGTTGAGCAAAGTGAAAATTACATTAAGGGAGATACCGTTTCCGGAGCGACAAAACCGATTGTTACCGAAACGGGGCTGGTTGTCCGTGTGCCGCTTTTTATTAAACAAGGGGAAAAAATAATGGTAAATACGGAAACAAATGAGTATCAGGAGCGCGTAAACAACTGA
- a CDS encoding (deoxy)nucleoside triphosphate pyrophosphohydrolase has protein sequence MKQSVVGIVFLDNKFLLGLRKNEGKIGGFWEFPGGKCEGNETHTQALQREYLEELEIAIEVGKFIGKNTFDNGRYLFELFAYEVFLPENAKLECNEHQRFSWFSFSDLQTLHLVPSDKLFLSQLREFYNLK, from the coding sequence ATGAAACAATCAGTAGTAGGAATAGTCTTCCTTGATAATAAGTTCCTCTTAGGATTGCGTAAAAATGAAGGTAAAATAGGAGGATTTTGGGAATTTCCGGGTGGCAAATGTGAAGGAAATGAAACACATACGCAAGCTTTGCAAAGAGAGTATCTGGAAGAATTGGAAATAGCTATTGAAGTTGGAAAATTCATCGGAAAAAATACTTTTGATAACGGAAGATATCTCTTTGAACTTTTCGCCTATGAGGTTTTTTTACCGGAAAATGCAAAACTTGAATGCAATGAGCATCAGCGTTTTAGTTGGTTTTCTTTTTCCGATTTGCAAACGCTCCACCTTGTCCCTTCGGACAAACTCTTTTTAAGCCAACTGCGGGAATTCTACAATCTTAAATGA